One Setaria viridis chromosome 3, Setaria_viridis_v4.0, whole genome shotgun sequence DNA window includes the following coding sequences:
- the LOC117850391 gene encoding late embryogenesis abundant protein B19.4 — MASGQESRQELDRMAREGETVVPGGTGGKSLEAQEHLAEGRSHGGQTRSEQLGHEGYSEMGSKGGQTRKEQLGHEGYKEMGSKGGQTRSEQLGHEGYSEMGSKGGQTRSEQLGHEGYSEMGRKGGLSTKEESGGERAAREGIEIDESKFRTKS; from the exons ATGGCGTCCGGGCAGGAGAGCAGGCAGGAGCTGGACCGCATGGCCCGCGAGGGCGAGACCGTCGTCcccggcggcaccggcggcaagAGCCTCGAGGCGCAGGAGCACCTCGCCGAGG GGCGCAGTCACGGCGGGCAGACCCGGAGCGAGCAGCTGGGGCACGAGGGGTACAGCGAGATGGGGAGCAAGGGCGGGCAGACCCGCAAGGAGCAGCTGGGCCATGAGGGCTACAAGGAGATGGGGAGCAAGGGCGGGCAGACCCGGAGCGAGCAGCTGGGGCACGAGGGCTACAGCGAGATGGGCAGCAAGGGTGGGCAGACGCGCAGCGAGCAGCTCGGCCACGAGGGGTACAGCGAGATGGGGCGCAAGGGCGGGCTCAGCACCAAGGAGGAGTCCGGCGGGGAGCGCGCCGCCCGCGAGGGCATCGAGATCGACGAGTCCAAGTTCAGGACCAAGTCCTAG
- the LOC117848770 gene encoding nuclear pore complex protein NUP50B: MADDEQAPSSRKRVAGTQINKDNPEPDDDGPEQEMGTFKKATEEVMATRRIVKVRRQQPSSAPSSNPFSAIRFTPTDSSVQASAPVTEPQPSDVKADEGSNGSGKDTMSVPDKDAGSGEVTEIQKDESTVKTGSGATTEVPPQPVETIDKAEDAKDGSGADKVVVGEPKEGDSMPSEVEDKTKEGDAEEKEGADEVGDEDKNSKDGTEKKDGGNSETKDGLPDEQKDADNNGQSSSATPLFSFKNLSSGQNAFTGLAGTGFSSTSFSFGSASKDGSSPSPLFGLKTDGSSFPSFNLGATNNGNSSTALATSGEAPKKFAMAEGPVETGEENEKAVFTADSALYEYLDGGWKERGKGEVKLNVPVSGGERARLVMRTKGNYRLVLNASLYDDMSLKDMDKKGVTFACMNSIGESQSSLVTFALKFKDTATREEFKGAVETHKALKAPDVPLKTPENSPKAAEV, encoded by the coding sequence ATGGCAGATGATGAACAGGCTCCAAGCTCTAGGAAGAGGGTTGCAGGTACCCAAATCAACAAGGATAATCCTGAGCCTGATGATGACGGACCAGAGCAAGAGATGGGTACATTTAAGAAAGCTACTGAGGAAGTGATGGCAACCCGAAGAATTGTAAAGGTTCGGCGCCAGcagccgtcatcagctccttctTCTAATCCTTTCTCTGCAATCAGATTTACCCCCACTGATTCTAGTGTTCAAGCAAGTGCCCCTGTCACAGAACCTCAACCTTCAGATGTCAAAGCTGATGAGGGCAGCAATGGTAGTGGCAAAGATACTATGTCTGTGCCGGACAAGGATGCTGGCTCTGGTGAGGTAACTGAGATTCAGAAGGATGAATCAACTGTGAAAACTGGCTCCGGTGCCACAACTGAAGTGCCACCTCAACCTGTTGAAACCATTGACAAGGCAGAAGACGCAAAGGACGGATCTGGTGCAGACAAAGTAGTAGTTGGAGAACCCAAGGAAGGTGACAGCATGCCATCTGAAGTTGAGGACAAAACAAAAGAGGGAGATGCTGAAGAAAAGGAAGGGGCAGATGAGGTTGGAGATGAAGATAAAAACAGTAAGGATGGTACTGAGAAGAAAGATGGAGGTAATTCAGAGACCAAGGATGGGTTGCCTGATGAGCAGAAAGATGCTGATAACAATGGGCAGTCCTCATCAGCAACACCACTTTTCTCCTTTAAGAATCTGTCAAGTGGTCAAAATGCCTTCACAGGTCTGGCTGGAACTGGATTTTCAAGCACATCATTCTCATTTGGCTCGGCCTCTAAAGATGGATCAAGTCCCAGTCCCCTATTTGGGCTGAAGACTGATGGTTCTTCATTCCCTTCTTTTAATCTTGGTGCTACCAACAACGGGAATTCCTCCACAGCACTCGCTACTTCAGGAGAGGCACCCAAGAAATTTGCTATGGCAGAGGGCCCTGTTGAAACTGGTGAAGAAAACGAGAAGGCTGTATTTACTGCTGACTCTGCTTTGTATGAGTACTTAGATGGGGGctggaaagaaagaggaaaaggTGAGGTGAAGCTGAACGTCCCTGTTTCTGGTGGTGAGAGAGCCCGGCTCGTCATGAGGACCAAGGGCAATTACCGGCTGGTCCTGAACGCGAGCCTCTATGATGACATGTCGCTCAAGGACATGGACAAGAAGGGCGTGACATTCGCTTGCATGAACAGCATCGGCGAGTCTCAGAGCAGCCTCGTGACTTTTGCTCTGAAGTTCAAGGACACTGCCACCAGGGAGGAGTTCAAGGGCGCGGTGGAGACTCACAAGGCGCTGAAGGCACCTGATGTGCCGCTGAAGACACCCGAGAACTCCCCCAAGGCAGCCGAGGTCTGA